In Thermococcus profundus, the genomic stretch TTGAGATCTTCGTCATGCTTTTCGTTTACTACGGCGCCCTCATAAACGCGGAGGAAATCAGAAAGGAACTCTACGCCCTGCTGCCTCCTCATAGGAAGGAGTTCGGTGTGAGGCTCATCGAGGCCGCCAAATACACCCTAGACACCCTTCTGAAAAGCTGGCTCACCCTGAGTGCCATAAAAGGTGCCTTCACCGCCCTCGGGTTCTGGGCCTTCGGGATAGCACAGGTGAGCGGGGCAATCGCCCTCGGGATCCTCACCGTTTTCATAGAACTCCTCCCCCTCATAGGAGGCTGGTTGGTGTGGGTTCCAGGGGTGGTATACCTCGTTCGCTCATCCCACATTGCACTGGCGCTGATATTTGTAATCTACTCGGTCGTCTTCATCTCACCCTTCCCCGATCTCTTCCTTGCCCCAAAGATGACCATCAAAAGGAAAGGCCTGAACGCCCTCATCTCGCTCCTCGGCATCTTCGGAGGGCTCTGGGCCTTCGGACTAGTCGGCATAATAATCGGACCGGTTTCCCTCGGTCTCCTCGCGACGGTAATAGAAGAGTGGAAGAGCAGCGTTGAATAATGAAAGAGCGTCACGGTCGGAACCGCTTAAGGAACGCGGCCATCTTAACCGCATCTAGGGTTTCTTTAACATCGTGGGTTCTAACTATATGAGCCCCGTTGAAAACGGCTATCGCCGTTGCCGCTAGACTTCCTGGGAACCTCTCAGAGGGGTCTTTTCTGCCGGTTATCGCCCCGATGAAAGATTTCCGCGAGACACCGATGAGTATGGGCCTTCCCAGCATCTTAAGCAAGTTTAGATTAGCTAGTATCTTTGAGTCCCACTCGTACCAGGGGGGCCACTCCGGACGGAGGAAGCCTATCGCCGGGTCGACCGCGATATCATCGATCCCGGCCTTCTCCGCGATAACCAGGCTCTCCTTGAGGAGATCCAGGACAGTATGCACCGGGTCGCTGAAGTCCCTAACTTCGCCATGAGCACAGAGGACAACTGGAACGTCGTAGTCAGCTGCAACTTCCGCCATCCTCGGATCGCCCTTAAGGCCGGTCACGTCGTTTATAACATCGGCCCCTGCCTTGATGGCCTCCTCTGCAACTCTTGCATTGGTCGTGTCGATGCTTATCGGGACATCAACGTGATCCCTAACGGTCTTCACCGCCCAGACGGCCCTTCTTATCTCTTCCTCGACGGGGATCTGGGTTTCGAGGTAGGGAGCGGTGGACTTTGCTCCTATGTCTATAAAGGAAGCACCATCCTCCACCATCTTAACGGCCGCCTCAACGAGCTTCTCCTCATTGTTTCGGACGCTCCCTTTGTAGAAGCTCTCCGGCGAGACGTTGATGACGCCCATTATCCTCGGTTCGCTCAGCTCGATTCCCGCGAATTTCATACCACCACCGCACCCATTAGGGAAGTGATATAAAAGGGCTTTTCCTAAAATCGGGAGGTGGTGTTCATGATAATCCGCACTCCAAAGAGGCTTCATCTGGGTTTAATTGATCCATCAGGAGAACTGGGAAGGCGATTCGGTGCCATGGGAGTCGCTCTATCGGGAGGGTACGAAGTCAAGGTAACCCCAAGCGATGAGCTGAGAATAAACGCCCCGAAGGAGGACGAGGAGACGATAGTGGAAGTCCTGAAGGCCATGAACGGGGCGTTTGAAACTGGGACCGGGTACTCCATAGAGGTTCTCAGGGCCCTTCCGAGGCACGTGGGACTCGGCTCGACAACGCAGCTTTCCCTCGCCGTTGGAACGGCGGTGGCGAAGCTTAATGGGCTTAAAGTCAGCACGGAGAGAATAGCGGAGGTGCTCGGGAGGGGAAGGAACAGCGGAGCGGGTATTTACACCTTCAAAAGCGGCGGCCTCGTCATCGACGGCGGGGTCTCTGGAAGGAATGTCCCCCCGCTGATAGTGAGGCACGACTTCCCGGAGAGCTGGGCGTTTTTGCTGGTAACCCCAGAGCTCAAACCCGGCTTTGATGAAAGGGAGGAACAGCCCATAATGAGCTCCGTTGGGGGAGATCCTCTCGCGGCTAGGGAAATAAGCCACAGGATTCTTCTGGGCCTTCTGCCTGCCCTCATCGAGAGGAACATCAGGGACTTCGGGAGGCACCTAACCGCTATTCAGAGGCTCGTCGGGAGGCACTTCGGAAGCCACCAGGGTGGGGAATTCAGGGAGGACGTCAAGCCGATTATAGACTTTCTCACGGAGAAGACCTACGGCTACGGCCAGAGCAGCTGGGGACCGACTGTTTACGGCCTCATTCTGAGGGACGGGGGGGAAGAGCTCGCGGAGGAAGCCAGGGATTACCTGAGGGAGCACGGGATAAAAGGAAGCGTCGAGGTGGGAATGCCCCAAAACACCGGAGCAGAGGTTGTGAACGAGAACGCGTTCCTGGAGAGGCTGATAAAGTCTGTCTCGTCGGGGTGATGAGATGACCCTCGATCGCTTCATTAACTTCACGCCAAAGGAGAATCGCGAAAAGGTATCCCGCCTGAAGGAGGTACTCTCGGAGCTTGGTGTGGACTGCGCCAGAAGGATTGAGGAGAGGGTTGACCTCCAGTTTGATGCGCTGAGGAACCTTCATAAAAACCTTGGAAACGATGAGCTGTTCCTAAAGCTCGTTCTGGCGAACTCGGTGGTGAGCTACCAGCTCAGCGGGAAGGGGGAAGACTGGTGGTGGGAGTTTTCGAGGTATTTCTCGGGGAAACCCCCTGAAGGGGAGATATGGAAGGCCTACTCGGAATTTTTATCCAGTTCCAGAACAAACAGGCGGCTCGTGGCTGGGAAAATCGGGAGGCTCAAAAAGCTCGAACCATTCCTTACCTCCCTCTCCCTCGACGAGTTGAGAGAGTACTACACGAGGGGAATGGTGAAGCTCAGGGATGACATTGCAAGAACTCTTGGATCGAAAAAGAGCGCGAAAACCATCGTCTTTGCCGTCAAGATGTTCGGCTACGCCGGCAGAATAGCCTTTGGCGAATTCGTACCGTACACCATAGAAATTGAAATCCCAGACGACGTCAGGATAAACGCCTACACGAGGAGGTTTACGGATGAAAAACCTGTTCTTTTCTGGGCTAGAATTGCCAGGGAGACAGAAATTCCACCGCTTCACATAGATTCGATCCTGTGGCCCGTTCTGGGAGGGAAGAAGGAAGTTCTCAGGAGGCTTGAGAGGCACTGTGGGGAGCGGGCAAAGCTCATCCTTGAACTCACTAAGCTTTGAACTTCTTTATTTGTCTAGTCGGAAATTTTAAATACTACTGATCTTATTAAGGTGGGTGGTCTCCCTGTCCAGTGAATTTATCAAAGGATTCAAGCGAAGCTTTCAGCGGTGGACTATCCTGCTGGCGTTTGGAACTGCGATGATTCCATCGTTCTTTATTTTCAAAGCTGGTAAGAGGCTTCCCCTCCGGGAAAACGGATACGTGGTGAAGATCATCGCTGAAAACGTTAATCCCCCACTGCCCCTGGAACTTTCGGCTCAGGCGGAGGTTTTGTTCCTCTTTCTTGTTATTCTAGTGGGAGCAAACGCCATAAGGGATGAGCTCAGAAAAAAGGCAGGTGAATCATCAGTTGTTGATCTCCGGTATTTTCTGGGCAAGTTTGTAGGTCATGCCGTTCTCTTCTCCGTTGCTTCAATAATCTCGGTTCTCATTGATGCCGTGCTCCTTATCTACGTTGGGGCCCCCTCCAGTCGTGTTCTGCTCAAAGATGTGCTCCTGGAGGGAATGGTGTTCTCCCTCATGGTCATACAACTCCTCGCGCTGGGTTATCTCCTTTCAACTGTTTCCTCAGAAACCTCCACTCCTCTGATCTTGGCCCTGGTGGCCATGTACGTAATCTTTGTTACAGTCCCAATGGCCGTGGAGTTTATGCTCTACCTGACCTACGCCCCGATGGGAGAGCTGGTTAAAGACCCGCGGATCGTGGATGCGGAGGTTAGAACGTTAGTTACTCGTTATCTTTTCTTTGAGCCGAATCTTCAGATGTCGGAGATAATCTCAGGGGCATGGGAAGGAGGTGAAAAGTATATCGGAATGTCATTCGCCCTGCGTAAGGGGATATACAACATAGCAAACTTGCTTGTAATGTCGGTGATCTACCTATGTCCTGCAGCCTTTCGAGTTTATAGGTCATCAAAGAAGAATCCTGAATACCGCTGAGTCCCATCGTGATCTTGCTTTCTCACTAATCTAACAAGCAAAATATTTTTATACTGCCATTAATAAACCGCAGTGAAACCTTTGGAGGTGTTGGCGTTGTTGTGGGGATTTAAACTGGAATTCAAGCAGAGCCTCAGGAGCAAGAAGTTCATCGCCACGATAGTGATAATGATGCTCCTCTACGTGCCGTTCTTCTACATAATACGGCAGGACAGCGACATTGGCACTATGACAACCGGGGAGTTCATTACGGGCATTATCCAGTTCCTCGGTGGAATGGCGACGTTTTTTATAGCGATTCTTGCCCTCCTGATGGGCGCAACCGCCATAAACTCGGAGATAGAGAAGGGAACCCTCAGAGTGGCAATGAGCAAGCCCGTTTCGAGGCTGGGCTACATAACCGGCAAAATGCTGGCCCAGATAACCACGCTCCTAATAGCCCTCCTGATCTCCGCGCTCGTTGGCATAGTTGGCTTCATGGCAATCGGTGCGCCCGTCAACGGCACGGTGGTGAGGGAGGTAATCCTGCTCAACCTGCTCCTTTTAGTGGGCCTCAGCCAGCTCCTGCTCCTCGGCTACCTCATATCGACCGTTGTCAAGTCATCCACCAGCGCCCTCGGACTGGCCCTGGTCCTCTTCTTCGTCATATCCCTCATAATGCCGAGCGTAGTTGGGTACATGGCAATGACCTCCGCGGATCACCAGAACAAGGGATTTGAGGAGGTGTACAAGGACTACGCCACAAAGTACCTGTTCTTTGAGCCCACCACCCAGCTCAAGATCATCATGAACGAGGTCGAGGATCATGAACACCAGGAGTGCTACAAGATCGTCAGACGCGTTGATTTAACGACCTACAAGGACGAGACCATCAATAAAACAAAGGTGGAGAAATGTGAATACAGCAGTTACGAGGAGTCTCACATTGAGGGGAACTACAGGTACTATACAACCTGCACGTGCGAGCCTAGGTACGGAGGCCTGATCTACGCCATAAACAAGAGCATGACGAACTTTCTGATCGTCGTTGGGATGGCGGTTCTCTACACGGGGCTCGCCCTGATCCGCTTCCTCCGCATGGATTTGAGGTGATGGGGATGATAGAGATAGAGAACCTGGTGAAGAAGTACCGCGACGTTCAGGCCCTCAACGGCCTCACCCTCACCGTTAAGAAGGGTCAGATCTATGGCTTCCTTGGCCCCAACGGTGCCGGGAAGAGCACAACTATACTGAGCACCCTCGGTCTCATCCGTCCGCAGGGAGGAACCATAAAACTTCTCGGTGAGGAGGTCTTCAGAAACGGAAGCTATCGTGAGAGTACCTTGGTGAAGGTCAAGAAAAACATCGGCTACATGCCGGAGCACGCTACCCTCTGGGACTTCCTGACTCCTATGCAAACCCTCAGCATAATTGGGGAGTCGTTCGGCATGCCGAAATCGGAGAGGGAAAGAAGGGCCAGGGAACTCTTGGAGATGCTGAACCTCTGGGAGGTCAGGGACAAGAAGATCGGCAAGTTCTCAAAGGGAATGAGGCAGAGGGTCCTCCTGGCCCAGGCCTTGATAAACGACCCCGAGCTCCTCATTCTTGACGAGCCGATGACGGGCCTCGATCCAAGGGGAATAGCGGAGTTCAAGGACATAATCAGGGAGCAGAAGAGAGAGGGCAAGACCGTGTTCTTCTCCTCACACATCCTCGCCCACGTTGAGGAGGTCTGCGACACCGTTGGGGTCATAGTAAAGGGAAAACTCCGCGTTGAGGACAGCATCGACAGCATAAAACAGAGCTTCCTAAAGAAGGCCGGCTACCTGATCCTGCTTGAGACTGACAAACCGGTGAGATTCGACATGACCGACTGGAAGATCGAACAGGTCAGCCCAACCAAGTACAAGATAAAGGCTTCCGGAGATATCAGGCCGAAGATAAACGAAATCGTTTGGAGTCAAGGAGCCAAGATTCTCCAGCTCATGGTTAGGGTCCCCAGCCTGGAGGAGATCTTCCTGAAAATGGTGGAGTGAGGGCTAAACCTTTGCCCTCTCAAACTCTTCTTTTCCCTCGAGCGGTTTTGTAGCGTCGATGCCCCACTTCGCCGTGAGGCTTTTAGTCGCCGAGGGGTCTAAGGAGCTTCCCCTGGCGTTGGGGACGATAACCAGATCCCTGTCGGCCTGGAAGCGCGTCGCTATGGCCCATTCAACTTCCCTGTCGTCGTAGATGTTTATATCATCATCAACGACAACGACGTGCTTTAAGCTGGGGTGTCCAACGAAGGCGGCGAGGATCGCGTTCTTGCCGTCTCCGTCGTGCTGTTTGGTGATCGAAACTACCGCGTGGAGCCACATTGCCCCTCCCTCGGTTAAGCGGACGCCGTGAACCTTTGGCACTACTTTTTTAACGCTGGCATATATCTGGGGCTCCTTCGGAAGGCCCATCAGCATGAAGTGCTCGTAGCCGCCCGGAAGGAGAGCATGGAAAATCGGGTTGTCCACGTGATACATCCTCTCAAAGACCACCAGTGGTTGCTTTCTCACGTAGTCGTAGGTTCCGGTTATGTCGACGAACGGTCCCTCATCGACGAGCTCGGGGGTTATCTTAGCCTCGAATACGAACTCGCTCTCAACAGGAACCGGGATCCCCCCGAGGTCAACTACCTCAAGCGGCCTTCCGAAGGCCTTCTCACTCATCCTCGACGCTATCTCAAGCTCGCTGATTCCGTAGGCGGTGCTAACTGCCCCCGCTAGGAGAAGGTGTATCGGGTTGCCCACCACTATCCTGACTTCCAGCTCCTCCCCCAGCTCGGCTTTCTCCTTCCACATGGCGTAGAGATGCCTTGGGACGAGCCTTATGGCGGCAGTTTTTTCATCCCTCACCATTATCCTGTGAAATGACATGTTGACGAAACCATCATCGTCCTTGGCTATAACCATAGCGGAGGTAAAGTACTGTCCGCCGTCCTTCGGATAGTACTTCGGAATCGGCAGTTCTTTAAGCGAGAAGTCTCTCGTGGAATTCTCCAGGAACGGTGCACTCTCAACGGTTTTGTATGGTGAAGGGCTTTCCATAGCATCGGCGATGAAGTGGAGAAGATCCTCCCGCTTAACACCGAGGAACTCCGCTATCCTCTCTCGGGTGCTCCAGATGTTTCCGGCGACCCTTCCTCCCTCAACGTCCTCAAAGAGAACGGGCCTCGTGCGATACTTGAGGAGGTACCTCGTTATCTCCAGCTCCTTTTCCACAGGCTCGTATATCCTAACGACGCTTTCCCCAAGGGAGTTCAGTATCTCCTCCAGCATTTTATCACCACTTTAGGTTTCCAAAAAACCTATAAATCCCTTTTCATCTACCTCCACTTTGACTGGCTATGTCTATGGTCACCATGCGGATCCCGGATAGGTCAACAAGGGTGTACGTCGAAAAGGCCGAGCCGAAGGTTTACTTCAAGATCTACGATCTTCTAACCTACAAGAAGGACTATGGGAAATGGGAGAAGCCGGAGAGCCTCTACGACCCCTATACCAATAGTTTTCCAGTCGGCCTTATTCCTAGAGTGAAGAAGTTTCTGAACTCCAAAGGGTATAGGGTTAGGATAAAGGACGAGCGCCGGGTTATGGGCGAAGAGCTGGACTCCCTCTGGAACCCCAACTATAAGCTCAGGAGGTACCAGGAGAGGGCAGTCAAAAAAGCCTTGCGGGAGAAGATGGGAGTCCTCGCCCTGCCGGTGGGAAGCGGAAAGACCATAGTGGGCCTCGGAATAATAAACCGGCTCAATCTCTCAGCCCTCATCGTGGTTCACACCAAGGAGCTTCTCTACCAGTGGGCGGACAAGGTGAACGAAGTCCTCGGCATCGAGGCGGGGATTATCGGCGACAACAAGTGGAAGGAAGGCCCTGTAACCGTAGCTATGATACAGACCCTTCTCTCCAGGGGTGCAGACAAGCTTCAGGGGAAGTACGGCGTTGTGATCTTCGATGAGTGTCACAGAACCTCTGCCGCGGAGAAGTTCTACAAGCTGGGCCTTTCCCTCCCCCAGGTCTACAGGTTCGGCCTCTCGGCGACCCCCTGGAGGCGGGTTAGGGGGGAGGAGATAAAGATCGAGGCCGTTGTCGGGCCGATAATCTACGAGGCCAGGGCGGAGGACCTCATAAAGGAGAAGTTTCTATCCAGACCGCGCTTTGAGATAATCCACTACGAGTCGGAGATGCCCTCTTTCAGCGAAAGGTACAAAGAGCTCTACGAAGACGTGGTGATGAACAACGAGCCCAGGAACAGGGCCATCGTGGAAAAGGCGGCGGAACTAGCCAGGAAAGGACATAGGGTCCTAATAGACGTTAGGAGGCTTGAGCATGGCAAGATCCTCAAGGAGATGCTCGAGAAGAAGGGAATAAGGGCGGAATTCCTGAGCTCCCAGAGCCCCAATCGGTGGGAAATACTTGAGGAGTTCAAGGAGGGAAAGATACCCGTTTTGATCTCGACGCTGCTCAAGGAGGGTGTTGACATACCTGAAATCTCAGCTATAATCCTTGCCGGCGGTGGGAAGAGCGACATAATGACGATCCAGACCATAGGAAGAGCTTTGAGACCCAAAAAAGGTATGAAGGCTGTTATAGTGGACGTAGAAGACGACGACCCGCTACTCTTCACTCACTTCATAGAGAGGCAGAAGGCGCTTAAGCAGTACTACGGGAAGTACTACGACAGCGAGGCCGAGAAAGTTTACAGGGAGATAAGCCAGTCTCCCAGGAAGGCGGCGCGCGCTAGAGCGTGAGCGTAGCGCGAGAAGACGGCTTTTTTGAATTCCCTTACTCCCCTTTCATCTGCTTCAAACTCGATCCCTTCGTAGTCGATTCTCCAGAGGACGAGGTTTTCAGGGGGAGCGGGGGGAATCTTTCGGTCGAATCTTCCGGAGAGCATTCCCGAGACTTCCTCTGGGGTCAGGAGGCCGAGCCCGCAGAGGGAAATGGAGTTCACTATCCTCCTCACCATCTCCCAGAGGAAGGATTTTCCTGTAACCTCAACTATGTAGTATCCGCTTCGGGGGATGATCTCCACCGAGGTGATCTCACGGATGGGCTCTTTTCCGGGTTCGAGCTTTGCAAAGGCGGAGAAGTCGTGGGTTCCCACAAAGAGCCGGGCACATTCCGGCATTGCATTGGGATCAAAACCCCTGTCCACAAGGTAGTAGCGGTAGGTCTTCGACTTTGCCCAAAACCGAGGGTGGAAATCGTCGGGAACCTCCGTCCACCCCAGAACCCAGACGTCCTTCAGATGGTAGTTCAACACCTCCGGTTTGGCAAGGTAGGCTTTTTCCGGTACTGGATCGAAGGAAACCACGTTGAAGAAGGCAGAAACGCCTCTATCAGTCCTTGAGGCACCTTTGAAGTTCGAGGTCGGAGGATCCTCTATGATCCCCAGCTTTTGAAGAACTCGAATTATCTCCCCTTCAACCGTTCTGAGCCCCGGCTGTCTCTGAAAGCCGTAGAAGGCGGTCCCATCGTAGGCCACGCGGAGGGCAATCCTCATCGTATCACCCGGAAAACTGGTAGAGTCTCCAAGATTTGAATCCAGGTCATAATCGGGCTTTAAAAACATTATTACCCGGTGGATTTTGTCTTAAGAATTATTTCAGCCATTCGTCAAGGACGCTTAAACGCCAGTGAAAGCGGCGCTGAAACTTTGCCAGCAAAGTTTCATCGGAAAATCTCTTTCTCTCAGAAATGCAGAACACTAAGCGTGACTCTTTCGTGACGCATTAGCAAGGGATTTAACTTTAAAATCAATATTTTAGGAGGTTTGCTTTTTGTTCTGGCGTCTGAAGGACGCCTTGTTGGGAGCAAACACTCTCAAATTGGATTTTCGAGAATAAATCCTTTGGAACTCGTATTTTAAAAGAGCACATTTTCTTCCGCCAGCGCTTTCGTCAGAAAGGGCTGAATGGTGGGGCCGCCGGGATTCGAACCCGGGTCACGGGCTCCCAAAGCCCGCAGGATAGACCAAGCTACCCCACGGCCCCATGCCCGGGAATAGGGCCCCTGCAAAGCTTATAAAGTTTGCGGGTTTTAATTTTCTGGCCCGGGGGGAATGTAATGAACGGAAAAACGCATAAAATAAAGGTGTCCGTGATAATACCAACGTACAACGAGAGAGACAACCTGGAGGAGCTCTTCGAGAGGATCTCCGATTCACTGGGGAGGGCGGGCTACGATTTTGAAATCGTGGTGGTCGACGATGACTCCCCTGACAAGACGTGGGAATACGCCGAAGCACTGGGAAAGACCAAGGGCTATCCAGTCAAAGTCATCCGAAGGATAAATGAGAAGGGCCTTTCTTCCGCCGTTATCAGGGGCTTCAAAGAGGCCTCCGGGGATGTTTTTGTAGTGATGGACGCGGACTTACAGCATCCGCCTGAGAAAATACCTGAACTCGTCGGGGCCATCGAAGAGGGAGCGGATATAGCAATAGCCAGCAGGTACGTGCCCGGAGGAGGGGTTAAGAACTGGTACTGGTATCGGAAGCTCATTTCAAAGGGCGCCATAATGATAGGGCGCATTGCACTTCCCAAGATAAGGAGCGTCAAGGACCCGGTAAGTGGGTTCTTTGCCCTTAAACGAGAGGTCGTCGAGAACGCGGAGCTGAACCCAATAGGCTTCAAAATACTCATGGAGATTCTGATCAAAGGTACCTACAAAAGGGTCGTCGAGGTCCCGTTCACCTTCGGATTGAGGAAAGCGGGTGAGAGCAAGCTGAGCGGAAAGACGATGATAAACTACCTCAAGCATGTCTACCGGCTTATGAAGTGGGAGGGCGAACTCGACAGACTGATAAAGTTCAGCATCGTCGGAACGTCCGGCATATTCGTAAACGAGGGATTTCTGTGGTTCTTCGTCTCGGAGCTGGGGATGGACAAGTATGTGGCCAACGTACCGGCAACCGAGCTTGCGATACTAAACAATTTCCTCTGGAACGACCTCTGGACTTTCAGAGACCTTAGAAAGCGTTCCCTGTGGAGAAGGCTCCTGAGCTTCCACGTTGCGGCATTAACCGGGGCCATCGTCCAGTGGATCATATACGCGCCCCTCGTGTACTTGGGGATAAACTACCTCCTAGCTAACCTCGTTGGCATAGGTGCATCCTTTATCGTCCGCTTCCTCTTCAACAGAAACGTGACTTGGGGATGAGGGATATCCTCTGTTTGGAATTATTATCTCGGAGAAAATTTTATAAACTATTTTAATGTAAGTAAGTTGCAAAATAACAATAATGAATAAAAGTAGGAACTAGTCCGACTGAAGGGCGATATAAACACCATCCATATTACCTTTGAGAAACTACAGTTTCGAGATAAACTGAGCGGGGAGATACGATGAAGCTAAAGGTGTTTTTAAGGCACTACTTAAAGTCGTTTTCATTCTTTGCCATCCTGGTGCTCCTTGTTTCTGTTTTTCCTGCAGTGATCGTGGCCACGCTAGAGATCGCTGGAAACCCCAGTCACGAAGGCTTCTCCAATACATACCTGGTAATGGAGCTTGAGAGGGGTCTCAGCAGCGGGAAAATAGAATACCTGAGATCAAACGACCGCTTAATTTTCAACCCAAACTTTGTTGAAGTCTACCTGGGAAATAGAACTGACGAACTCCGACTTGGCGACGTTGAGAGAATAGTCGAGGAAGCGGGGCTCAAACCCGAGATCTACTATCCAGCATTCGTCGACGGGAGGCATGTCCTTCTGGTTCCCCTCGACGGCCCAATTGGAGAAGCCGACTGCTACACTTCACCAAACAAAAGAATCACAAAAGGCACCATCCCATATTCACCGTGGATAACCACGAAAAAGGGATACACAAGGAATCCACTCTACAACATTACGATAGAGTGTGCACTCCCCTTAAACACTTCCAGTGAAAAAGCCCGCGTTCTCTCATCCCTCCTTGACTATTCGCAATATGAAGAGTGGTGCATCTCCTCGGGAAAACTCTTGAGCAGGTTTTTGAACTACACTGAAACCGATCAGAACCTCAAGAATGTCGGCGCTGGGGAGTGGATTTTCGTTATTCTCCCTGGAAAAGTTGATGTTAACGCATTTTACGACCTCATCCTTCCCAAATTCAGAGAACATAACGTAAGTCCGTCTCTGTACGTCATCACCCCCGAATGGGTAAAGGCAACGGAAAGTCAAAAAACGCCTGTGAGCCATATCCTGGAGTACCTAATCTTGCTCCTCCCAGTCACTCCCGCGATATTGATCCTGTTCAAGCAGGAACAGGCAAACG encodes the following:
- a CDS encoding AI-2E family transporter codes for the protein MRNETLAWAVISAVVLYLVWLVVRPVISPILLALTIAYVTYPFHEGLSEKIGRRKSAFLLASILAVLSFLFLLGFVLWINDVKYQIVRYMEIFFSWLQSVTVSSPKVNEVLTAITEGVSTRIEAYITSYTYSIPKLTLEIFVMLFVYYGALINAEEIRKELYALLPPHRKEFGVRLIEAAKYTLDTLLKSWLTLSAIKGAFTALGFWAFGIAQVSGAIALGILTVFIELLPLIGGWLVWVPGVVYLVRSSHIALALIFVIYSVVFISPFPDLFLAPKMTIKRKGLNALISLLGIFGGLWAFGLVGIIIGPVSLGLLATVIEEWKSSVE
- the folP gene encoding dihydropteroate synthase is translated as MKFAGIELSEPRIMGVINVSPESFYKGSVRNNEEKLVEAAVKMVEDGASFIDIGAKSTAPYLETQIPVEEEIRRAVWAVKTVRDHVDVPISIDTTNARVAEEAIKAGADVINDVTGLKGDPRMAEVAADYDVPVVLCAHGEVRDFSDPVHTVLDLLKESLVIAEKAGIDDIAVDPAIGFLRPEWPPWYEWDSKILANLNLLKMLGRPILIGVSRKSFIGAITGRKDPSERFPGSLAATAIAVFNGAHIVRTHDVKETLDAVKMAAFLKRFRP
- a CDS encoding beta-ribofuranosylaminobenzene 5'-phosphate synthase family protein; translation: MIIRTPKRLHLGLIDPSGELGRRFGAMGVALSGGYEVKVTPSDELRINAPKEDEETIVEVLKAMNGAFETGTGYSIEVLRALPRHVGLGSTTQLSLAVGTAVAKLNGLKVSTERIAEVLGRGRNSGAGIYTFKSGGLVIDGGVSGRNVPPLIVRHDFPESWAFLLVTPELKPGFDEREEQPIMSSVGGDPLAAREISHRILLGLLPALIERNIRDFGRHLTAIQRLVGRHFGSHQGGEFREDVKPIIDFLTEKTYGYGQSSWGPTVYGLILRDGGEELAEEARDYLREHGIKGSVEVGMPQNTGAEVVNENAFLERLIKSVSSG
- a CDS encoding N-glycosylase/DNA lyase, yielding MTLDRFINFTPKENREKVSRLKEVLSELGVDCARRIEERVDLQFDALRNLHKNLGNDELFLKLVLANSVVSYQLSGKGEDWWWEFSRYFSGKPPEGEIWKAYSEFLSSSRTNRRLVAGKIGRLKKLEPFLTSLSLDELREYYTRGMVKLRDDIARTLGSKKSAKTIVFAVKMFGYAGRIAFGEFVPYTIEIEIPDDVRINAYTRRFTDEKPVLFWARIARETEIPPLHIDSILWPVLGGKKEVLRRLERHCGERAKLILELTKL
- a CDS encoding ABC transporter permease subunit, with amino-acid sequence MVSLSSEFIKGFKRSFQRWTILLAFGTAMIPSFFIFKAGKRLPLRENGYVVKIIAENVNPPLPLELSAQAEVLFLFLVILVGANAIRDELRKKAGESSVVDLRYFLGKFVGHAVLFSVASIISVLIDAVLLIYVGAPSSRVLLKDVLLEGMVFSLMVIQLLALGYLLSTVSSETSTPLILALVAMYVIFVTVPMAVEFMLYLTYAPMGELVKDPRIVDAEVRTLVTRYLFFEPNLQMSEIISGAWEGGEKYIGMSFALRKGIYNIANLLVMSVIYLCPAAFRVYRSSKKNPEYR
- a CDS encoding ABC transporter permease subunit, which encodes MALLWGFKLEFKQSLRSKKFIATIVIMMLLYVPFFYIIRQDSDIGTMTTGEFITGIIQFLGGMATFFIAILALLMGATAINSEIEKGTLRVAMSKPVSRLGYITGKMLAQITTLLIALLISALVGIVGFMAIGAPVNGTVVREVILLNLLLLVGLSQLLLLGYLISTVVKSSTSALGLALVLFFVISLIMPSVVGYMAMTSADHQNKGFEEVYKDYATKYLFFEPTTQLKIIMNEVEDHEHQECYKIVRRVDLTTYKDETINKTKVEKCEYSSYEESHIEGNYRYYTTCTCEPRYGGLIYAINKSMTNFLIVVGMAVLYTGLALIRFLRMDLR
- a CDS encoding ABC transporter ATP-binding protein; amino-acid sequence: MIEIENLVKKYRDVQALNGLTLTVKKGQIYGFLGPNGAGKSTTILSTLGLIRPQGGTIKLLGEEVFRNGSYRESTLVKVKKNIGYMPEHATLWDFLTPMQTLSIIGESFGMPKSERERRARELLEMLNLWEVRDKKIGKFSKGMRQRVLLAQALINDPELLILDEPMTGLDPRGIAEFKDIIREQKREGKTVFFSSHILAHVEEVCDTVGVIVKGKLRVEDSIDSIKQSFLKKAGYLILLETDKPVRFDMTDWKIEQVSPTKYKIKASGDIRPKINEIVWSQGAKILQLMVRVPSLEEIFLKMVE
- a CDS encoding UbiD family decarboxylase, producing the protein MLEEILNSLGESVVRIYEPVEKELEITRYLLKYRTRPVLFEDVEGGRVAGNIWSTRERIAEFLGVKREDLLHFIADAMESPSPYKTVESAPFLENSTRDFSLKELPIPKYYPKDGGQYFTSAMVIAKDDDGFVNMSFHRIMVRDEKTAAIRLVPRHLYAMWKEKAELGEELEVRIVVGNPIHLLLAGAVSTAYGISELEIASRMSEKAFGRPLEVVDLGGIPVPVESEFVFEAKITPELVDEGPFVDITGTYDYVRKQPLVVFERMYHVDNPIFHALLPGGYEHFMLMGLPKEPQIYASVKKVVPKVHGVRLTEGGAMWLHAVVSITKQHDGDGKNAILAAFVGHPSLKHVVVVDDDINIYDDREVEWAIATRFQADRDLVIVPNARGSSLDPSATKSLTAKWGIDATKPLEGKEEFERAKV
- a CDS encoding DEAD/DEAH box helicase, with product MVTMRIPDRSTRVYVEKAEPKVYFKIYDLLTYKKDYGKWEKPESLYDPYTNSFPVGLIPRVKKFLNSKGYRVRIKDERRVMGEELDSLWNPNYKLRRYQERAVKKALREKMGVLALPVGSGKTIVGLGIINRLNLSALIVVHTKELLYQWADKVNEVLGIEAGIIGDNKWKEGPVTVAMIQTLLSRGADKLQGKYGVVIFDECHRTSAAEKFYKLGLSLPQVYRFGLSATPWRRVRGEEIKIEAVVGPIIYEARAEDLIKEKFLSRPRFEIIHYESEMPSFSERYKELYEDVVMNNEPRNRAIVEKAAELARKGHRVLIDVRRLEHGKILKEMLEKKGIRAEFLSSQSPNRWEILEEFKEGKIPVLISTLLKEGVDIPEISAIILAGGGKSDIMTIQTIGRALRPKKGMKAVIVDVEDDDPLLFTHFIERQKALKQYYGKYYDSEAEKVYREISQSPRKAARARA